One genomic segment of Pongo pygmaeus isolate AG05252 chromosome 19, NHGRI_mPonPyg2-v2.0_pri, whole genome shotgun sequence includes these proteins:
- the LOC129017823 gene encoding uncharacterized protein LOC129017823, which translates to MKGISGGGRVAALATHAEREELPVPAMEPQPTPWGGPRPVAVLQLEVAPESSGSCTDTAKDQQSDELPDLMPPAVATGLSPGAESVTGDRCGREEVMSMAPASSSHAAPSPGHGASLGFGDQGVQSELLYLTKERPLLFTRATAMLHQDLFILPVLGLSICKLEVLRAGKGGCEEGFQQLLLLSEVTSSSRHGGLSTTGLLGYLPLICSLVRALLYRQARGAGTRRGLQRVQHQIFQTQHLCPGVSKQSTALGFIHTVKLPVYANHT; encoded by the exons ATGAAGGGGATTTCTGGTGGGGGAAGGGTAGCAG CTCTTGCCACACATGCAGAGAGAGAGGAACTTCCAGTGCCCGCTATGGAGCCACAGCCCACACCATGGGGAGGGCCCCGTCCAGTGGCAGTGCTGCAACTAGAGGTAGCTCCAGAGTCCTCCGGGTCCTGCACCGATACAGCCAAAGACCAGCAAAGCGACGAGCTGCCAGACCTCATGCCACCTGCCGTAGCCACTGGCCTGAGCCCTGGAGCTGAGAGCGTCACTGGAGATAGATGTGGCAGAGAAGAGGTTATGAGCATGGCCCCAGCCAGCAGCTCCCACGCTGCCCCTAGTCCTGGGCATGGAGCGAGCCTTGGTTTCGGAGACCAGGGTGTGCAGTCTGAGCTCCTCTACCTTACTAAAGAGAGGCCTCTTTTATTTACCAGAGCCACAGCCATGCTGCATCAGGACCTTTTCATTCTGCCAGTGCTGGGGCTGTCTATCTGCAAGCTGGAGGTGTTGAGAGCAGGAAAAGGAGGCTGTGAGGAAGGGTTCCAGCAGCTCCTCCTGCTCTCAGAGGTGACCTCCTCCTCCAGGCATGGAGGTCTGTCCACTACTGGGCTTCTGGGCTATTTGCCCCTGATTTGCTCCCTGGTACGGGCTCTTCTTTACAGGCAGGCAAGGGGTGCGGGGACCAGGCGGGGGCTTCAAAGGGTACAGCACCAAATCTTCCAAACTCAGCATTTGTGCCCTGGGGTCTCCAAACAGTCTACTGCCCTAGGATTTATTCATACTGTTAAATTACCAGTTTATGCAAATCATACGTAA